In the Leguminivora glycinivorella isolate SPB_JAAS2020 chromosome 14, LegGlyc_1.1, whole genome shotgun sequence genome, one interval contains:
- the LOC125233198 gene encoding uncharacterized protein LOC125233198 isoform X2 yields the protein MRRCESARLSGGASLLAYAAVRVCTPERRCQSARLCGGKLSDMLSSNRLRHKSDGTTWKAQKVQEFCGAAAGLRGRRILIREAELITDCGACCVKPYGRCRVTSWRGWSCQRIVRHYRVVL from the exons ATGCGGCGGTGCGAGTCTGCACGCCTGAGCGGCGGTGCCAGTCTGCTCGCCTATGCGGCGGTGCGAGTCTGCACGCCTGAGCGGCGGTGCCAGTCTGCTCGCCTATGCGGCGGT AAGCTATCGGATATGCTGAGCTCCAATCGGCTGCGACACAAGTCTGATGGAACGACTTGGAAGGCGCAGAAGGTGCAGGAGTTCTGTGGTGCTGCTGCTGGTCTTCGTGGGCGAAGAATTCTCATCAGGGAGGCCGAGCTAATAACCGATTGTGGTGCTTGCTGTGTCAAGCCCTACGGTCGGTGTCGCGTCACTAGTTGGCGCGGGTGGAGCTGTCAGAGGATCGTCCGCCATTACCGCGTCGTGCTGTGA
- the LOC125233198 gene encoding uncharacterized protein LOC125233198 isoform X1, whose translation MRRCESARLRGGASLLAYEAVQVCSPTRRCESARLRGSKLSDMLSSNRLRHKSDGTTWKAQKVQEFCGAAAGLRGRRILIREAELITDCGACCVKPYGRCRVTSWRGWSCQRIVRHYRVVL comes from the exons ATGCGGCGGTGTGAATCTGCACGCCTGCGAGGCGGTGCAAGTCTGCTCGCCTACGAGGCGGTGCAAGTCTGCTCGCCTACGAGGCGGTGTGAGTCTGCTCGCCTGCGAGGCAGT AAGCTATCGGATATGCTGAGCTCCAATCGGCTGCGACACAAGTCTGATGGAACGACTTGGAAGGCGCAGAAGGTGCAGGAGTTCTGTGGTGCTGCTGCTGGTCTTCGTGGGCGAAGAATTCTCATCAGGGAGGCCGAGCTAATAACCGATTGTGGTGCTTGCTGTGTCAAGCCCTACGGTCGGTGTCGCGTCACTAGTTGGCGCGGGTGGAGCTGTCAGAGGATCGTCCGCCATTACCGCGTCGTGCTGTGA